In one window of Methanocorpusculum sp. DNA:
- a CDS encoding ComEC/Rec2 family competence protein, whose product MAKRSGKKRSSSGTTHKKITSLICGLLIIAVVVIYGGAELSGYGSSTPLAPLVTDEHAFSMHVIDIGQGDAILLSKDGMYALIDAGETMSPSIRESRSAIFAYLDSLGVERLEFLLITHQDYDHIGSAKDVLATYDVGVVYDNGVEHTSATYENLQQYISDENISYTIVREGDQITNPWYGVTIEIVSPPHDLIMTGASPDINENSIVLNVTYGNVSFILTGDAGKKAEAYILSTGTAVDAEILKAGHHGSSTSSTDAFLKAVSPNVIVMSLGADNDYGHPHIEALTLFAKYTDHIYRTDLDGDVVVTTDGSVYSVVTRNEHIAENILVSGDGVRV is encoded by the coding sequence ATGGCAAAGAGATCAGGCAAAAAACGAAGTTCATCCGGTACGACCCATAAGAAGATCACCAGCCTCATCTGCGGTCTGCTTATTATCGCAGTTGTGGTGATCTATGGAGGAGCTGAACTCAGCGGATATGGCAGTTCGACCCCGCTCGCACCGCTGGTCACCGATGAGCACGCCTTTTCCATGCATGTCATCGATATCGGACAGGGAGATGCTATCCTTCTCTCCAAAGACGGAATGTATGCATTGATTGACGCAGGTGAGACAATGTCCCCTTCGATCCGCGAATCGCGCTCGGCGATATTCGCTTACCTTGATTCGCTTGGCGTCGAAAGATTAGAGTTTCTGCTGATCACCCATCAGGACTATGACCATATCGGTTCGGCAAAGGATGTTCTCGCGACCTATGACGTCGGCGTTGTCTATGACAACGGGGTTGAACATACATCCGCGACGTATGAAAATCTCCAGCAGTACATCTCTGATGAAAATATTAGTTATACTATCGTCAGAGAAGGGGATCAGATCACGAATCCCTGGTACGGCGTAACGATCGAGATCGTCTCACCCCCGCATGATCTCATCATGACCGGAGCTTCTCCCGATATCAACGAAAATTCCATCGTTCTCAACGTAACTTACGGTAATGTCTCATTTATTCTCACCGGGGATGCCGGTAAAAAAGCCGAGGCATATATTCTCTCTACAGGCACGGCAGTTGATGCGGAGATACTCAAGGCAGGTCATCACGGAAGCTCCACCTCATCCACCGATGCGTTCCTCAAAGCAGTCAGCCCGAACGTTATCGTCATGAGTCTTGGTGCAGACAACGATTACGGTCATCCGCATATCGAAGCCCTGACACTGTTCGCAAAATACACCGACCACATCTACCGGACCGATCTTGACGGTGATGTGGTCGTGACGACCGACGGATCGGTCTACTCCGTTGTCACCAGAAACGAACATATCGCAGAAAATATTCTCGTGTCGGGAGACGGGGTCCGGGTATGA
- a CDS encoding MFS transporter, protein METLRLSAKQYLIAITVGIACFLPPFIGEATNIALPNMLNGLGYTMGPDYWGLYGWILTVYLLTSTIFLIPAARLADKFSKKWFFCIGVLLLGIGSLGVGMSTSGEMVLAMRTIEGIGNALMFGTAIALLASAVKVELRGTAIGLAMTGVFMGQLAGPLLAGALTDVFGWSMVYLILCPVALLSFILAIPFIPKDHPTDTGRYDWIGAILFMVGMGLALYGFSKQPNTEALALLISGIFLLIAFFFYEKRNANPLIPINLILHNRGFTFNNSANLLYYVAIYAMGSLVSLYMTNVWGITDALPRALIVTTQGLILVLFTIVAGRFYDHLLPRWLLVFGALLTIVGIAGAFFMGAASAEPVWLIGAILCASIAAFGIGSLILTTIDRLIKHAPPKYATTTGLLIISIGMIVLLTCGTETAIWSMIAVQAFFGVGIAIFVTPNSTAIMNSVTHQEFGMASGTLSTTRMLGMAISIGIVSILKNIFLAGVSDDYAASFLQMMDGTIIAALVVLVLAMIFSWTAGSRKNA, encoded by the coding sequence ATGGAAACATTACGTCTGAGTGCAAAACAATATTTAATTGCAATAACAGTCGGAATTGCCTGTTTTTTGCCCCCGTTTATCGGAGAAGCGACAAACATCGCCCTCCCAAATATGCTTAATGGGCTGGGATATACGATGGGACCAGACTACTGGGGTCTTTACGGTTGGATCCTTACTGTATACCTGCTCACGTCCACGATTTTTCTTATTCCTGCGGCAAGACTTGCCGATAAATTCAGCAAGAAGTGGTTCTTCTGCATAGGTGTCCTTCTGCTCGGCATAGGATCTCTCGGTGTTGGCATGTCAACTTCAGGCGAAATGGTCCTTGCCATGCGCACAATCGAGGGAATCGGAAATGCGCTGATGTTTGGAACCGCGATAGCTTTGCTTGCTTCGGCAGTGAAAGTCGAACTCCGTGGTACCGCGATCGGATTGGCCATGACCGGAGTATTCATGGGACAACTCGCCGGACCTCTGCTTGCCGGGGCCCTTACCGATGTCTTCGGCTGGTCGATGGTGTATCTTATCCTCTGTCCGGTTGCACTTCTTTCCTTCATTCTTGCAATTCCCTTCATTCCAAAAGACCACCCGACAGATACGGGACGATATGACTGGATCGGCGCGATCCTCTTCATGGTGGGCATGGGTCTTGCCCTCTACGGATTTTCCAAACAGCCCAACACAGAAGCACTCGCACTTCTTATCTCCGGGATCTTTCTTTTGATTGCCTTCTTCTTCTATGAAAAGAGAAATGCGAATCCCCTTATTCCAATCAACCTGATCCTCCACAACAGAGGATTCACCTTCAATAACTCCGCAAACCTGCTGTATTATGTGGCGATCTATGCAATGGGTTCCCTTGTCTCGCTCTATATGACAAATGTCTGGGGGATCACGGACGCACTGCCCCGTGCTCTCATCGTCACCACGCAGGGACTGATCCTTGTGCTCTTCACGATCGTGGCAGGCAGATTCTATGATCACCTTCTGCCCAGATGGCTTCTCGTATTCGGCGCACTTCTCACCATTGTCGGTATTGCAGGAGCATTCTTTATGGGTGCCGCCTCCGCTGAACCGGTCTGGTTGATCGGTGCGATCCTCTGTGCAAGTATCGCAGCATTTGGTATCGGCTCTCTGATCCTCACCACAATCGACCGGCTCATCAAACATGCCCCGCCAAAATATGCAACGACCACGGGACTTCTCATCATCAGTATAGGAATGATCGTTCTTCTCACCTGCGGGACCGAGACTGCGATCTGGAGTATGATCGCCGTTCAGGCATTCTTCGGTGTGGGTATCGCCATATTCGTCACGCCGAACAGTACGGCGATCATGAACTCGGTGACGCATCAGGAATTCGGCATGGCGTCCGGGACCCTTTCTACGACCAGGATGCTTGGAATGGCGATCTCGATCGGTATCGTTTCCATTCTGAAAAACATCTTCCTTGCAGGAGTTTCGGACGACTACGCGGCCTCCTTCCTCCAGATGATGGACGGGACCATTATTGCCGCACTCGTCGTTTTAGTCCTCGCGATGATCTTTTCCTGGACCGCGGGATCACGTAAAAACGCGTAA
- a CDS encoding iron ABC transporter permease, translated as MSEPVEFLTVRNRKQPNYKLRFILLILAAVVCILISFVVGRFTICIGDVLQILISAFLSAIYGCISFVLSPFPDIQNTVLGFLSQFIVSIDTWDYAMYSVVINIRLPRILAALLVGAALSTAGAAYQGMFQNPLVSPDILGASAGAGFGACLAIYLSLGSGMVTILAFAGGLIAVLVAYMVSRMTKGSATLSMVLAGILVGSLFSASTSYIKLVADTNEQLPAITYWLMGSLAGATMHDVIFAGIIIILGTLPIFLLRWRMNVLTLGEDEAKSMGVNTHRLRFVVIVCATLITAVAVSISGIIGWVGLVIPHFCRMLFGYDYRKIVPAAIIMGGGFLLLVDDFSRTIATTEVPIGILTAFIGAPIFAYLLMMGGKRS; from the coding sequence ATGTCGGAACCTGTTGAATTTCTGACCGTTCGGAATCGGAAACAACCAAACTATAAACTTAGATTCATACTTCTCATTCTTGCAGCAGTGGTATGTATTCTGATTTCCTTTGTTGTCGGGAGATTCACCATATGCATTGGTGATGTTCTTCAGATTTTGATATCGGCTTTCTTATCGGCCATCTATGGCTGTATCTCCTTTGTTTTAAGTCCCTTCCCTGATATCCAGAATACCGTTCTGGGTTTTCTGTCCCAGTTTATCGTGAGTATTGATACATGGGATTATGCCATGTACAGTGTTGTAATAAATATCCGTCTTCCCCGTATCCTTGCTGCACTCTTAGTAGGGGCCGCACTTTCCACAGCGGGAGCTGCGTATCAGGGAATGTTCCAGAATCCGCTGGTCTCTCCGGATATTCTCGGAGCTTCGGCAGGCGCGGGATTTGGTGCATGTCTTGCCATTTATCTGTCGCTTGGGAGCGGAATGGTCACCATCCTTGCCTTTGCCGGCGGGCTGATCGCTGTGTTGGTCGCCTATATGGTCAGCCGTATGACAAAAGGGAGTGCCACCCTGAGCATGGTTCTTGCAGGTATACTGGTAGGGAGTCTCTTCTCCGCATCGACGTCATATATCAAACTGGTCGCTGACACGAACGAACAACTTCCGGCGATCACCTACTGGCTGATGGGAAGTCTTGCCGGTGCGACGATGCATGATGTGATTTTTGCCGGCATCATCATTATTCTCGGAACGCTCCCGATTTTCCTTCTTCGCTGGAGAATGAACGTTTTGACGTTGGGTGAGGATGAGGCGAAGAGTATGGGGGTAAATACTCACAGACTCCGGTTTGTAGTCATTGTCTGTGCCACCCTGATAACCGCCGTTGCCGTATCAATTTCCGGAATCATCGGCTGGGTTGGTCTTGTGATTCCGCATTTCTGCCGGATGCTTTTCGGGTATGATTATCGGAAGATTGTTCCCGCCGCTATTATCATGGGTGGTGGATTCCTGCTGCTTGTGGATGATTTCTCCCGGACTATTGCAACGACGGAAGTTCCGATCGGGATTTTGACTGCATTCATCGGAGCGCCGATTTTTGCCTATCTTCTGATGATGGGAGGAAAACGTTCATGA
- a CDS encoding ABC transporter ATP-binding protein encodes MNLSVNDLSFSYGKHLPLVLDAISFSAKGGDLLAVLGPNGVGKSTMFRCILGFLRNYSGEIILNGVNIKSLTHKQIAKHVAYIPQSTYPVFNYTVLDVVLMGVTNQLSLLSAPNQDHINEAYAAMQSLGIAHLRDAGYGEISGGERQLTLIARALVQKAKVLIMDEPTANLDYGNQFRVMCRISDLAKEGYIIILSTHNPDHAFLYANRVLTIQRGKVIADGSPDDVLDAKLIKDVYNVDVHIEEFHSATRHHKLCIPIEGGVRCETELLQMKK; translated from the coding sequence ATGAATCTCAGTGTGAACGATCTGAGTTTTTCCTACGGGAAGCATCTTCCTCTCGTACTGGACGCTATATCTTTCTCTGCGAAGGGAGGGGACCTTCTCGCCGTTCTTGGTCCGAACGGTGTCGGAAAAAGTACGATGTTCCGCTGTATTCTCGGGTTTCTGAGAAATTATTCCGGAGAGATCATCTTAAACGGCGTCAATATCAAATCCCTTACGCATAAACAGATCGCAAAACATGTTGCCTACATTCCTCAGTCAACATATCCGGTTTTCAACTACACTGTGTTGGATGTGGTCCTTATGGGCGTTACCAATCAGCTCAGTCTTTTGTCTGCTCCAAATCAGGATCATATCAACGAGGCATATGCTGCGATGCAAAGTCTGGGTATTGCTCATCTGCGTGATGCCGGTTATGGTGAGATAAGCGGCGGGGAACGTCAGCTCACTCTTATCGCCCGTGCTCTTGTGCAAAAAGCAAAGGTCCTCATTATGGATGAACCGACTGCAAATCTGGATTACGGCAATCAGTTCAGGGTGATGTGCCGGATCTCCGATCTTGCAAAGGAAGGTTACATCATTATTCTCTCAACGCACAATCCGGATCATGCTTTTTTGTATGCAAATCGTGTCCTGACTATCCAGAGAGGAAAAGTGATTGCAGATGGGAGTCCTGATGATGTTTTGGACGCAAAACTGATCAAGGATGTTTACAATGTGGATGTCCACATCGAGGAATTTCATTCAGCGACCCGTCATCATAAACTTTGTATTCCAATAGAAGGCGGAGTCCGATGTGAGACTGAATTACTCCAGATGAAAAAATAA
- a CDS encoding carboxymuconolactone decarboxylase family protein, giving the protein MVDIDMNFEEAIAEVQKNGAKLTAAEWLGRIEAEYGTSPLIYKKLEDCPEALISHLLYKNAVTQAGALPPKTVELISLAVGAALRCDHCTSYHMQVAKKMGITNEEILEAVLVAGLLANSSVLANAYRLVVPEKEPCVGTCAIQ; this is encoded by the coding sequence ATGGTAGATATCGACATGAATTTTGAAGAGGCGATCGCCGAAGTACAAAAGAACGGAGCGAAACTTACAGCCGCCGAGTGGCTTGGAAGGATCGAAGCAGAGTACGGAACATCGCCTCTGATCTATAAAAAACTGGAGGACTGTCCCGAAGCTCTCATCTCACATCTTTTGTACAAAAATGCCGTGACGCAGGCTGGAGCACTGCCGCCGAAGACCGTTGAACTCATCAGCCTTGCAGTCGGAGCGGCATTACGTTGTGATCACTGTACCTCCTACCATATGCAGGTCGCAAAGAAGATGGGGATCACGAATGAGGAGATCTTAGAGGCGGTTTTGGTCGCAGGTCTTCTCGCAAACTCATCGGTCCTCGCAAATGCCTACCGTCTGGTCGTGCCGGAGAAGGAACCGTGCGTCGGGACCTGCGCCATACAATAG
- a CDS encoding methanogenesis marker 7 protein has translation MILVPITYKGGVYRLDEIIDYIEDLGGYIVQRHNIASEVVLQVLMPKEDIKRLITFSRPLAGEILESPLVGTEIAVVIPSLEIHHLPHSACDVAEYLRSHGSKSNMLGMARGFGKRIAQMNDEERDLINEHDLAIFVLGNFASCIETKFPKFRPGITVPIILTGGPEREILEKQTNPPVAGYVGGLGRFMHRTQTEADIHRLDLVIDEVIKVVEMRRQEIANDPLSVSPARLQALIKQELPEIEEVYSPSPIAVQLNGLRVKLSYPTYAQKVRDLVIEDEVKVGDVADVLPSRMRDYILIRIKPLSETNIVV, from the coding sequence ATGATCCTTGTACCGATCACCTACAAAGGAGGGGTGTACCGTCTTGACGAGATCATCGATTACATCGAGGATCTCGGCGGCTATATCGTCCAGCGACATAACATTGCAAGCGAGGTCGTTCTTCAGGTCCTCATGCCGAAGGAGGATATCAAACGGCTCATCACCTTCTCCCGACCACTCGCAGGAGAGATCCTGGAGTCTCCGCTTGTTGGAACCGAAATCGCGGTTGTCATTCCAAGTCTCGAGATCCACCACCTTCCTCATTCAGCATGCGACGTAGCCGAATATCTGCGAAGCCATGGATCGAAATCGAACATGCTCGGCATGGCACGCGGTTTTGGAAAACGCATCGCCCAGATGAATGACGAGGAACGTGATCTGATCAACGAACATGATCTCGCGATCTTCGTGCTTGGCAACTTTGCCTCCTGTATCGAAACGAAATTCCCGAAGTTTCGACCCGGCATCACTGTCCCGATCATTCTGACCGGGGGGCCTGAGCGGGAGATCCTCGAAAAACAGACCAACCCGCCTGTTGCCGGATACGTCGGAGGTCTCGGACGGTTTATGCACCGGACCCAAACGGAAGCGGATATTCATCGGCTCGATCTGGTGATCGACGAGGTGATAAAAGTCGTGGAGATGCGTCGGCAGGAGATTGCAAACGATCCCCTCTCGGTCTCGCCCGCAAGACTCCAGGCGCTCATCAAGCAGGAGTTGCCGGAGATCGAGGAGGTCTACTCCCCCTCCCCGATCGCAGTCCAGCTCAATGGCCTGCGGGTAAAACTTTCTTACCCGACATATGCACAAAAAGTCCGGGATCTCGTGATCGAGGATGAAGTAAAAGTCGGCGATGTGGCAGACGTTCTGCCTTCACGTATGCGGGATTATATTCTGATCCGCATAAAGCCGCTTTCGGAAACAAACATAGTGGTATAA
- a CDS encoding methanogenesis marker 17 protein: MAGLDYFEVECTEDGSDNYNKIATTVLQDHNLLSIVEGLHIYIDPAYPLFVATGFIRPPRSAIKISDVGNVLIQDNQATIAVGDETYLAAMLKMLWLKLGHDNVDQPDRFTVIIKNVAIPKNLRDWVVIDPTQSLFKDLIYAIQVIAPEGFKVRRENYGKNRFSFAASENTIPAEVVDKIIADRFAKMEEALK, translated from the coding sequence ATGGCAGGTTTGGACTACTTCGAGGTGGAATGCACCGAAGACGGGTCGGACAACTACAATAAAATCGCGACCACCGTACTGCAGGACCACAATCTGCTCAGTATCGTGGAAGGACTGCACATTTATATCGACCCGGCATATCCCCTTTTTGTGGCAACCGGATTCATCCGCCCGCCGCGTTCGGCAATAAAGATCTCGGATGTAGGCAACGTATTGATTCAGGACAATCAGGCAACGATCGCGGTCGGAGATGAAACCTATCTTGCCGCGATGCTGAAAATGCTGTGGCTCAAACTCGGACACGACAATGTCGATCAGCCAGACCGATTCACCGTCATCATCAAAAATGTGGCGATCCCAAAGAATCTGAGAGACTGGGTGGTCATCGACCCGACCCAGTCACTCTTCAAAGATCTGATCTATGCGATCCAGGTGATCGCCCCCGAAGGCTTCAAGGTCCGGCGGGAGAACTACGGAAAGAACCGGTTCTCATTTGCCGCAAGCGAAAACACCATCCCGGCGGAAGTTGTCGATAAGATCATCGCTGACCGGTTCGCGAAAATGGAGGAGGCACTGAAATGA
- a CDS encoding methanogenesis marker 15 protein, which translates to MSAKEQPVRIAQITCGAEYSGIQNEITSAAETVGAKMFYPDVALKDVKRAYKDFGLPVKSPDLKLAIARAQAIVEGRIEADGIFIASCFRCAEAAIVRNELRRYILENSKIPVVSYSFNERTGASTLLTRLEALSTIAKRRALMAREVQVGTTMGVDSGSSTTKCIIMQDNKIIGTGWRPTTDVLNSADEVIALALEESGLKISDIEATGSTGYGRFLVGKHIKADLIQEELTVNSKGAVYLANAQKGFATVIDIGGMDNKAISVNDGMPGSFTMGGICAGASGRFLEMTAKRLGVDITKLGALSMESDGGENVPMNSYCIVFGTQSLVNALAAGFKPADVAAAACHSVAQQVYEQQLQEVDIKEPVIMVGGSSLIQGLVRAMGRMLKTEIVVPPYSQYIGAVGGALISSGFVDKKVKEA; encoded by the coding sequence ATGAGTGCAAAAGAACAACCGGTACGGATCGCCCAGATCACCTGCGGGGCAGAATACAGCGGGATCCAAAACGAAATCACGTCCGCAGCAGAGACCGTTGGGGCAAAGATGTTTTACCCTGATGTTGCGTTGAAAGATGTAAAACGCGCCTACAAGGACTTTGGTCTTCCGGTGAAAAGTCCGGATCTGAAACTTGCGATCGCTCGTGCCCAGGCAATCGTAGAGGGAAGGATCGAGGCGGACGGAATCTTCATTGCAAGTTGCTTCCGTTGCGCAGAAGCGGCTATCGTTCGAAACGAACTCCGCAGATATATCCTAGAGAATTCAAAGATTCCGGTTGTATCCTACTCGTTCAACGAACGAACCGGCGCATCCACTCTTCTGACCAGACTTGAAGCCCTTTCAACCATCGCAAAACGCCGTGCCCTTATGGCGCGTGAGGTCCAGGTCGGAACAACAATGGGTGTGGACTCAGGCTCTTCGACCACCAAATGCATCATCATGCAGGACAACAAGATCATCGGGACCGGATGGAGACCGACCACCGATGTTCTGAACAGTGCGGACGAGGTCATCGCTCTCGCACTTGAAGAGTCCGGACTCAAAATCTCCGACATTGAAGCCACAGGATCCACAGGATACGGAAGATTCCTTGTCGGCAAACACATCAAAGCGGATCTCATCCAGGAAGAACTCACCGTCAACTCAAAAGGTGCGGTCTACCTTGCAAACGCCCAAAAAGGATTTGCGACCGTCATCGACATCGGCGGTATGGATAACAAAGCAATCAGTGTAAACGACGGGATGCCCGGATCATTCACGATGGGAGGCATCTGCGCCGGAGCATCCGGACGGTTCCTTGAGATGACCGCAAAGCGTCTTGGCGTCGACATCACCAAACTTGGTGCATTATCTATGGAAAGCGACGGCGGGGAGAATGTGCCGATGAACAGTTATTGTATCGTCTTTGGCACACAGTCTCTGGTCAATGCCCTTGCGGCGGGATTTAAACCCGCAGATGTTGCAGCCGCTGCATGTCACAGCGTTGCCCAGCAGGTGTACGAACAGCAGCTCCAGGAAGTCGATATCAAAGAGCCGGTCATCATGGTCGGGGGATCATCGCTCATTCAGGGACTCGTCCGTGCCATGGGTCGAATGCTCAAAACAGAGATCGTCGTCCCTCCATATTCCCAATATATCGGGGCAGTCGGCGGAGCATTGATCTCCTCGGGCTTTGTCGATAAGAAGGTGAAGGAGGCGTAA
- a CDS encoding methanogenesis marker 5 protein has protein sequence MAKVFIYPATSLILSDLVARYGHEPLGSALSIREHVQTPGFDSPPIQMTSEDPQKGLKWAAVEVPSGIRGRMALYGPLVEEAEAAIIIDEPDLAFGCMGCARTNELLVFMLREKDIPRLELRYPATKEEGVTFVAKIKQFLKDLEVKE, from the coding sequence ATGGCAAAAGTATTCATCTATCCGGCAACCAGCCTCATCTTATCCGACCTTGTAGCGAGGTACGGTCACGAACCACTCGGTTCGGCTCTTTCGATCCGCGAACATGTCCAGACACCGGGTTTTGATTCACCGCCGATCCAGATGACCTCGGAAGATCCGCAGAAAGGTCTGAAATGGGCAGCGGTCGAAGTGCCGTCAGGGATCCGGGGGCGGATGGCCCTGTATGGCCCTCTCGTAGAAGAGGCAGAAGCTGCGATAATTATCGATGAGCCGGATCTCGCATTCGGCTGTATGGGCTGTGCACGAACAAACGAGCTTCTGGTATTCATGCTCCGGGAAAAAGACATCCCGAGACTTGAACTGAGGTATCCGGCAACTAAAGAAGAAGGTGTGACGTTTGTCGCAAAAATCAAACAGTTCCTAAAAGATCTGGAGGTCAAAGAATGA
- a CDS encoding methanogenesis marker 6 protein — MKPYVPEYVGTVTKYVFVDSPNTTPQDIATAAYEIAQGVMIKETCFGCQITGSPEDVDRIVEHLRILDPYRIFIKDRGFPPGDSRRCRADLGGARPGYLGHEYEMSFIRYISHGLEETEGMNKTSLKKAAGEALPLEEPLDADVLEKLFSEEK; from the coding sequence GTGAAACCCTATGTCCCCGAGTATGTCGGGACCGTAACGAAGTATGTGTTCGTGGATTCTCCAAACACCACACCCCAGGATATTGCAACGGCCGCATACGAGATCGCCCAGGGTGTTATGATCAAAGAGACCTGTTTTGGGTGTCAGATCACCGGTTCCCCGGAAGATGTCGACCGGATCGTTGAACATCTGCGTATTCTCGATCCCTATCGGATCTTCATAAAAGACAGGGGATTTCCTCCGGGAGATTCACGGAGATGCCGCGCCGATCTCGGCGGTGCGAGACCCGGGTATCTCGGGCACGAATACGAAATGAGTTTTATCAGATATATCTCCCACGGACTGGAAGAGACCGAGGGGATGAACAAGACCTCACTCAAAAAAGCTGCAGGGGAAGCTCTGCCGCTTGAAGAACCGCTCGATGCGGATGTGCTCGAAAAACTCTTTTCGGAGGAAAAATAA
- a CDS encoding methanogenesis marker 3 protein yields the protein MTDIRIFLNGEQKTVPETTTLKDLLPEQPEGTSVVLLLPGSVSREMTPHLRLTTSAGDIVIELAKKTPFPLPTGEVDQNLRVHFEDRNAVSFGPFPQEFTPDKTPYRYERGVVCLGSGGYDSKNAYLTFSRREHMGDHGAAKGGAILGKVIYGLGIMNRWKHGDTITRIEQVFSSTDSTNAKVTSDLSTEVKEGMQIFSELIITAEGYQENHAEIDCTCTDSVEHMLFCLRENTFRIDRTASTYIRDHTEGKLYVLQERQKPRREGTITVRTAGKGSGGLYIYTRDVQSNQHHTRTGAVTRGIELAKFSTEKTVLSVRPVPELLDLRGLPLGEAVSLAKKRGLKVMADNKDVTGRVVISQKPETTLEVLKEGKVSLFTMGLENVIDISLDYKKAPQSVDLFRRVTGLKKYAVGTMPFIYNLEDEMYLFKPPFSTGTNIIPENTPKKPVKTNTLALTNDSRQAVGMVGVRVVENKEYGPTGEPFGGTNVIGTIIDMEKLPLMKEGGTIYFREVKE from the coding sequence ATGACTGACATCCGGATTTTTCTCAATGGCGAGCAGAAAACCGTTCCAGAAACAACAACCCTCAAAGATCTCCTCCCGGAACAGCCGGAAGGGACCTCTGTCGTTCTTCTTTTACCCGGAAGCGTTTCCCGGGAAATGACGCCGCATCTCCGCCTGACCACAAGCGCCGGGGACATCGTCATCGAACTTGCGAAAAAAACACCCTTCCCTCTGCCTACGGGAGAGGTCGATCAGAATCTGCGTGTCCACTTCGAAGACAGAAATGCGGTATCGTTTGGACCATTCCCTCAGGAGTTCACGCCCGACAAAACACCATACCGTTATGAAAGAGGCGTCGTATGTCTCGGTTCCGGCGGCTATGATTCGAAGAACGCCTACCTCACATTTTCCCGCAGGGAACATATGGGCGATCACGGAGCCGCAAAAGGCGGAGCGATTTTAGGGAAAGTCATCTACGGTCTTGGGATCATGAACCGCTGGAAACACGGCGACACCATTACCCGGATAGAACAGGTATTTTCCAGCACGGATTCGACCAATGCGAAGGTGACCTCGGACCTCTCGACGGAGGTGAAGGAGGGGATGCAGATCTTTTCCGAACTGATCATCACCGCAGAAGGATATCAGGAAAATCATGCCGAGATCGACTGTACGTGCACAGACTCGGTCGAGCATATGCTATTCTGCCTGCGGGAAAACACATTCCGGATCGACCGGACCGCGTCCACCTACATCAGGGACCATACAGAAGGAAAACTCTACGTTCTTCAGGAACGCCAGAAACCGAGAAGAGAAGGGACGATTACGGTACGAACAGCCGGAAAAGGCTCGGGCGGCCTGTATATTTACACACGCGACGTCCAAAGCAATCAGCATCACACGCGGACCGGAGCGGTCACGCGGGGAATAGAGCTCGCCAAATTTTCAACCGAAAAAACAGTTCTGTCCGTCAGACCGGTCCCGGAACTCCTTGACCTGCGCGGCCTCCCTCTCGGAGAAGCAGTCAGTCTTGCAAAGAAACGCGGACTGAAAGTGATGGCAGACAACAAGGATGTGACCGGGAGGGTCGTCATCAGTCAGAAACCTGAGACGACACTCGAGGTCCTGAAAGAGGGAAAAGTCTCGCTCTTTACCATGGGTCTAGAGAATGTCATCGACATCTCGCTTGATTATAAAAAAGCCCCGCAATCGGTCGATCTGTTCCGCCGGGTCACCGGACTGAAGAAATATGCAGTCGGGACCATGCCGTTTATTTACAATCTTGAGGATGAGATGTACCTCTTCAAGCCGCCGTTCTCGACAGGCACGAACATCATCCCGGAGAACACCCCAAAAAAACCGGTCAAGACCAATACTCTCGCACTGACGAACGACTCGCGGCAGGCTGTCGGTATGGTCGGCGTCCGGGTGGTCGAAAACAAAGAGTACGGGCCGACCGGAGAGCCATTTGGGGGAACAAACGTCATCGGAACTATAATCGACATGGAAAAGCTTCCTCTCATGAAGGAAGGCGGGACTATCTACTTCAGGGAGGTCAAAGAGTGA